A single genomic interval of Alistipes provencensis harbors:
- a CDS encoding hybrid sensor histidine kinase/response regulator transcription factor — protein MRPNRQTATRAAGIFLCLLALFAAVPQAGAVNPGSRYFTHLKTTDSGLSYNCVHAIIQDSRGFIWLGTSDGLNRYDGMRFRTFHKNELGGNSGFIVSLCEDDRGNIWIGTDSGVVLYDAATDRFRALDTPSDRGTVIHNKVTTIKKDRQGMIWMAVNNQGLFSCDPESGTLKNYFVEAGRQTLPANITSFCFDVNNECWLSLYFSNLYHADKTLTEATPVEFGDRGQLFRNDNIIEIIESPYNTLYVASVDKGVCEIAPRSNKIRTLIPNAENRYVPESLFSGRDGELWAATTKGTYVYRPGSGETLHLTADRQDKFSLSDSHTLSVLVDDSDGIWIGTNAGGVNYSGAFHQNFDKYYIVGGEPLANCLVRGFADDGEGRLWITTEKSGLMTYSLKTKELRKYRNKQLPETLFGIDCDDGKLWLGSFQGLYRLDLKTGAVKVYSRRDESSSLHDNKIYSIYKTTEGDLLVGTTLGMLRYDRAGDTFSSIPVFEGMFVTDITEDISGDLWVATYANGLIRYDPAAGTIVRSYTYAAGNPRSLPSNKVLSVFRDSIGRIWATTFSAGFCLYDEQNDDFVVYDQALLGGGNLPSDINYRIIEDDSGNLWISTNKGLICFTPATLETKAYTTTDGLLNNEFNYNAGFKTSDGTLYFGSSDGFIRFNPRTFHTDTRVPEIVITDLRIGERIVKAGEEGSPLTCNIDRTQHIALNARQNSFGFGFALLGFASPASNTILCRLEGYDTRWRKVPESNRIFYSNIPAGSYRLQVKGVNSNGIWNDRHPAVEITVAQRFYKSTPAILLYVLLLIVASILVSHYFYRRAMKRERRRQDEYKRTREIELFNEKMSFFSNIVHEIKTPLTLIRTPLQNILASGECGGEVREDLMVINNNTEYLSQLVKELLDFVKIECHGYMLNCGNLDLIEKIGFLCFNFAETAKDSNLRLTFSHEDEQLFILADEPGLNKILNNLLHNALKYAESYIEVEAKRVGDNAVVSIRNDGPIIPGEHRSRIFEPFVQYGNDAKGVGIGLSLARTLAELHGGQLVLDDNTTCTDFILTLPLRRAATEPADGEEPTTASEGEQEKPELPTLLIVEDNTDLSAYLKRKLQGEYRIFTAATAERALELLRQQEADLILSDIALNGMSGLELCKRVCADFETSHIPVILLSALSSTRSKVVGMECGASLYIEKPFNMEYLQACIRNILDKRSAMKNAFRSKVMPLAAHLYNLPHSDEEFLSRLDAIILANISDPSFSNEQLAEAFFLSKSTLNRKIKGLLDTTPNDYIRTKRLIVAAQMLTENHCRINEVCYSVGFNTPSYFAKCFKKFYGILPAEYMKEHNAD, from the coding sequence GTGAGACCGAACAGACAGACAGCGACAAGGGCGGCAGGCATATTCCTATGCCTGCTGGCCCTTTTCGCGGCTGTTCCGCAGGCAGGGGCGGTCAACCCCGGTTCGCGCTATTTCACCCACCTGAAAACCACCGACAGCGGACTCTCCTACAACTGCGTACACGCCATCATTCAGGATTCGCGGGGATTCATCTGGCTGGGGACCTCGGACGGGCTCAACCGCTACGACGGCATGCGGTTCCGGACCTTCCACAAGAACGAACTCGGCGGAAATTCCGGGTTCATCGTCTCGCTCTGCGAAGACGACCGGGGCAATATCTGGATCGGCACCGACAGCGGCGTGGTGCTCTACGACGCCGCGACCGACCGTTTCAGGGCGCTCGACACGCCCAGCGACCGGGGCACGGTAATCCACAACAAGGTGACCACCATCAAAAAAGACCGGCAGGGCATGATCTGGATGGCTGTCAACAACCAAGGGCTCTTCTCCTGCGACCCCGAAAGCGGCACATTGAAAAACTACTTCGTGGAAGCGGGGAGGCAGACGCTTCCGGCGAATATCACCTCATTCTGCTTCGACGTGAACAACGAGTGCTGGCTCTCGCTCTACTTCTCGAACCTCTACCACGCCGACAAGACGCTGACCGAGGCGACTCCCGTGGAGTTCGGCGACCGCGGGCAGCTCTTCCGCAACGACAACATCATCGAGATCATCGAAAGCCCCTACAACACGCTCTATGTGGCCAGCGTCGACAAGGGCGTCTGCGAAATCGCGCCCCGGAGCAACAAAATCCGGACGCTGATCCCCAACGCCGAGAACCGCTATGTCCCCGAATCGCTCTTTTCGGGACGCGACGGCGAGCTGTGGGCGGCCACTACCAAGGGCACCTACGTCTACCGCCCCGGCAGCGGCGAGACCCTCCACCTGACGGCCGACCGGCAGGACAAGTTCTCACTCTCGGACAGCCACACGCTTTCGGTGCTGGTCGACGATTCCGACGGCATCTGGATCGGCACCAACGCCGGCGGGGTGAACTACTCGGGGGCTTTTCACCAGAATTTCGACAAATATTACATCGTCGGGGGCGAACCGCTCGCCAACTGTCTCGTGCGTGGATTCGCCGACGACGGCGAGGGACGGCTCTGGATCACCACCGAGAAATCGGGGCTGATGACCTACTCGCTCAAGACCAAAGAACTACGGAAATACCGGAACAAACAGCTTCCCGAAACCCTTTTCGGCATCGACTGCGACGACGGAAAGTTGTGGCTGGGCTCATTCCAAGGACTCTACCGACTGGACCTGAAGACCGGGGCGGTGAAGGTTTACAGCCGCCGGGACGAGTCGTCGAGCCTGCACGACAACAAGATATACAGCATTTACAAGACCACGGAGGGCGACCTGCTCGTGGGCACGACGCTCGGCATGCTGCGCTACGACCGGGCAGGCGACACTTTCTCGTCCATTCCCGTTTTCGAGGGCATGTTCGTCACCGACATCACCGAAGATATCTCCGGCGACCTGTGGGTGGCCACCTATGCCAACGGGCTCATCCGCTACGACCCTGCGGCGGGGACGATCGTGCGCAGCTACACTTACGCGGCAGGCAATCCGCGTTCGCTGCCGAGCAACAAGGTGCTCTCGGTATTCCGGGACAGCATCGGACGTATCTGGGCGACGACCTTCAGCGCGGGATTCTGTCTCTACGACGAACAAAACGACGATTTCGTCGTTTACGACCAAGCCCTGCTCGGGGGGGGGAATCTTCCGAGCGACATCAACTACCGGATCATCGAGGACGACAGCGGCAATCTTTGGATCTCCACCAACAAAGGACTGATCTGCTTCACGCCCGCCACGCTGGAGACCAAGGCCTACACCACCACCGACGGACTGCTCAACAACGAATTCAATTACAACGCCGGATTCAAGACTTCGGACGGCACGCTCTATTTCGGATCGTCCGACGGATTCATCCGCTTCAATCCCCGCACGTTCCACACCGACACGCGCGTCCCGGAGATCGTCATCACGGACCTGCGCATCGGCGAACGGATCGTGAAGGCGGGCGAAGAGGGGTCGCCCCTGACGTGCAACATCGACCGGACGCAGCACATCGCCCTCAACGCGCGTCAGAACTCCTTCGGGTTCGGATTCGCACTGCTCGGGTTCGCCTCGCCGGCGAGCAACACCATCCTCTGCCGGCTCGAAGGTTACGACACCCGCTGGCGGAAGGTCCCGGAAAGCAACCGGATCTTCTATTCGAACATCCCCGCAGGCAGTTACCGCCTGCAGGTCAAGGGCGTCAACAGCAACGGCATCTGGAACGACCGACATCCCGCCGTGGAGATCACGGTGGCCCAGCGTTTCTACAAATCGACGCCGGCGATCCTGCTCTACGTCCTGCTGCTGATCGTTGCGAGCATCCTCGTGTCGCACTACTTCTACCGCAGGGCCATGAAACGCGAGCGGCGGCGGCAGGACGAATACAAGCGGACCCGCGAGATCGAGCTGTTCAACGAGAAAATGTCGTTCTTCTCGAACATCGTCCATGAAATCAAAACCCCGCTCACGCTCATCCGCACGCCGCTGCAAAACATCCTCGCTTCCGGGGAGTGCGGCGGAGAGGTCCGCGAAGACCTGATGGTCATCAACAACAACACCGAATACCTCTCGCAACTGGTGAAGGAACTGCTCGATTTCGTGAAGATCGAGTGCCACGGCTACATGCTCAACTGCGGCAATCTCGACCTGATCGAGAAGATCGGCTTCCTCTGCTTCAACTTCGCGGAGACGGCCAAGGACAGCAACCTCCGGCTGACATTCAGCCACGAGGATGAACAGCTCTTCATCCTCGCCGACGAACCGGGACTGAACAAGATACTCAACAACCTGCTGCACAACGCCCTGAAATACGCCGAGTCGTACATCGAGGTCGAGGCCAAAAGAGTCGGCGACAATGCCGTGGTCTCGATCCGCAACGACGGCCCGATCATCCCCGGAGAGCACCGCAGCCGGATATTCGAACCTTTCGTGCAGTACGGCAACGATGCCAAGGGCGTCGGCATCGGACTCTCGCTGGCCCGCACCCTCGCCGAACTGCACGGCGGACAACTCGTGCTCGACGACAACACGACCTGCACCGATTTCATCCTCACGCTGCCCCTGCGCCGCGCCGCAACGGAGCCCGCCGACGGAGAGGAGCCGACGACGGCATCCGAAGGCGAGCAGGAGAAGCCGGAACTTCCGACACTGCTCATCGTGGAGGACAACACCGACCTCTCGGCCTACCTGAAACGCAAGTTACAGGGCGAATACCGGATATTCACCGCCGCGACCGCCGAGCGGGCGCTGGAACTGCTCCGGCAGCAGGAGGCGGACCTCATTCTCTCGGACATCGCCCTGAACGGCATGAGCGGGCTGGAACTCTGCAAGCGGGTCTGCGCGGATTTCGAAACCTCGCATATCCCGGTGATCCTCCTCTCGGCGCTCTCCTCGACGCGGTCGAAGGTCGTGGGCATGGAGTGCGGCGCGAGCCTCTATATCGAAAAGCCTTTCAACATGGAGTATCTGCAGGCCTGCATCCGGAACATCCTCGACAAGCGGAGCGCCATGAAGAACGCCTTCAGGAGTAAGGTCATGCCCCTCGCGGCACATCTCTACAACCTGCCGCACAGCGACGAGGAGTTTCTCTCGCGGCTTGACGCGATCATTCTGGCCAACATCAGCGACCCCAGCTTCTCGAACGAACAATTGGCCGAGGCTTTTTTCCTGAGCAAGTCGACGCTCAACCGCAAGATCAAAGGCCTGCTCGACACCACGCCCAACGACTATATCCGCACCAAGCGGCTCATCGTGGCCGCGCAGATGCTGACCGAAAACCACTGTCGTATCAACGAAGTGTGCTATTCGGTGGGATTCAACACCCCCTCCTACTTCGCCAAATGTTTCAAAAAGTTTTATGGCATCCTCCCCGCAGAGTACATGAAGGAGCATAATGCCGATTAA